The genomic interval TGAGGCGGCGGCGCAATGTCCGTTCTTCGGTCCAGCGGGCGGTTTCGTCCCGCACCACGGCGACGATCCCGGTCACCGCACCGTCGGTCCCGCGCAAAAGCGCGACGGTGAAGGCGATCGACAGGCTGTGCCCATCCTTGTGGACCGCCGGAACCCGAAGCAGGTCATGGCCGTAGCGGGTCTCGCCGGTGGCCATGGTCTTTTCATACCCATCCCAATGACGCTGGCGCTGGCGTTCCGGAATGATGATGTCGAGCGACTTGCCCATCGCCTCGTCGGCGGTGAAGCCGAACATCCGCTCCGCCGCCGCGTTCCACAGGGTGATGGCCCCGGCCGCATCGGACACGATGACGGCATCGCCGAT from Azospirillum sp. TSH100 carries:
- a CDS encoding PAS domain-containing protein, whose amino-acid sequence is MDEKAAAGSPAVVDCGQLVAVIGDAVIVSDAAGAITLWNAAAERMFGFTADEAMGKSLDIIIPERQRQRHWDGYEKTMATGETRYGHDLLRVPAVHKDGHSLSIAFTVALLRGTDGAVTGIVAVVRDETARWTEERTLRRRLSELEAAAQAATQAGVAAAG